In Lysinibacillus sp. FSL M8-0337, the following proteins share a genomic window:
- a CDS encoding ABC transporter permease — protein MKNMRDVWSSRFMHYISEVQKYMQFIFTGHIAIVLVFLVGAGGYQYSEWLKIVETDFPAEGLIALIIGILLAFSRPTTLLREPDQVYLLPLESKMSQYFKKALAWTFWSQVWIVAIVYIISIPLIKAVTELTTFNIWSIFFIVIALKFVSVQGEFSYRYSERGHYVWVDRLVRAIVFGVTVYMGLQMQLLLALVVAVIGCIYVLVFRKKCANEPVPYEHFVKLEQNRMMSFYRFANYFTDVPHLHGSIRRRAWLDWFYNFIPYQKGNAQKYLVFRTFIRTDDHFYLWLRLTVISAVIAAFVNIPLVTWIVAGALSFATTIQLKQALIASGEFRMDMLYPLPENARKVAVQQLVRLTMIAQAVIVGLCGVTQPMFYVTPIIIFVISELTAKMSKS, from the coding sequence ATGAAGAACATGCGTGATGTATGGTCCTCGCGCTTCATGCACTATATCAGTGAAGTACAAAAATATATGCAGTTTATTTTCACTGGACATATAGCGATTGTACTTGTATTTCTTGTTGGAGCCGGGGGCTATCAATATAGTGAATGGTTGAAAATCGTAGAAACAGATTTTCCGGCGGAAGGGCTCATTGCTTTAATAATCGGTATACTATTAGCATTTAGCCGCCCAACAACATTATTGCGCGAGCCAGACCAAGTATATTTATTGCCATTAGAATCAAAAATGTCACAGTATTTTAAAAAGGCGCTAGCGTGGACATTTTGGTCACAAGTTTGGATTGTGGCAATTGTTTATATCATTAGTATTCCGTTAATAAAAGCTGTCACAGAGTTAACAACTTTTAATATTTGGTCCATATTTTTTATTGTCATCGCCTTGAAATTTGTAAGTGTACAGGGAGAATTTAGTTATCGTTATAGTGAACGTGGTCACTATGTATGGGTCGATCGATTAGTACGCGCGATCGTATTTGGTGTAACCGTTTATATGGGGCTTCAAATGCAGCTTCTTTTAGCACTCGTTGTGGCGGTCATCGGATGTATCTATGTATTGGTGTTTCGCAAAAAATGTGCGAATGAGCCTGTACCGTATGAACATTTTGTAAAACTAGAACAAAATCGCATGATGAGTTTCTACCGTTTTGCAAATTATTTCACAGATGTACCCCATCTGCATGGAAGTATTCGACGGAGAGCGTGGCTTGACTGGTTTTACAATTTTATTCCCTACCAAAAGGGCAATGCTCAAAAGTATTTAGTGTTCCGTACGTTTATTCGTACAGACGATCATTTTTATTTATGGCTTCGATTAACGGTTATCTCAGCCGTAATTGCAGCCTTTGTCAATATCCCATTGGTAACATGGATTGTGGCGGGTGCACTTAGCTTTGCGACGACGATTCAGTTAAAGCAAGCTTTAATAGCTAGCGGAGAATTCCGTATGGACATGCTTTATCCATTGCCAGAAAATGCACGTAAAGTTGCCGTTCAGCAACTAGTGCGCCTGACTATGATTGCTCAAGCTGTCATTGTTGGTCTTTGTGGCGTGACACAGCCGATGTTTTATGTGACACCAATCATTATCTTTGTAATAAGTGAATTGACTGCCAAGATGTCTAAGTCTTAA
- a CDS encoding antibiotic biosynthesis monooxygenase encodes MYIYLTSGTGEFMEQVKNKYLDEQMILLHGEGNSVLIHETEGKSVFATPRKFEVLDSVNKLEERGFFVFNNIPVTDEGRPVFEHRFLNRARAIEDEPGFVAFRLLRPLNGDTYIVMTQWNGPHSFEAWKSSQAYKTAHAQREEPTGVRQQNIFSAASYVSTYSVAPQEEEA; translated from the coding sequence ATGTATATTTATTTAACTTCTGGCACAGGAGAATTTATGGAACAGGTGAAAAATAAGTACCTTGATGAGCAAATGATTTTATTGCACGGAGAAGGAAATTCTGTGCTTATACATGAAACAGAAGGAAAATCTGTTTTTGCAACGCCACGTAAATTCGAAGTATTGGATTCTGTAAACAAATTAGAAGAACGCGGCTTCTTTGTCTTCAACAATATTCCTGTTACTGATGAAGGTCGTCCTGTTTTTGAACATCGTTTTTTAAATCGCGCACGTGCAATTGAGGACGAGCCTGGTTTTGTGGCATTCCGCCTACTACGCCCATTAAATGGTGACACGTATATTGTCATGACACAATGGAATGGACCACACTCATTCGAAGCATGGAAAAGCTCACAAGCTTATAAAACAGCTCATGCCCAACGTGAAGAGCCGACTGGCGTGCGACAACAAAATATTTTTTCTGCCGCTTCCTATGTTTCAACATATAGCGTTGCCCCTCAAGAAGAAGAGGCTTAA
- a CDS encoding ABC transporter ATP-binding protein has product MSVLEVQHVTGGYTKKPVIKDLSFTIGKGELVGLIGLNGAGKSTTIKHIIGTMLPKEGDIRLNGVTLKENTDKYRTAFSYIPETPVLYDELTLREHLALTAMAYGLDEATLAARSELLLKEFRMEKRLNWFPSHFSKGMRQKVMIMCAFLVNPSLYIIDEPFVGLDPLGIQSLLDQMDTKKKEGASILMSTHILSTAEKHCDRIILLHEGRVRAQGTMADLRKAFAMPHATLDDLYIAMTKERDHEEHA; this is encoded by the coding sequence ATGTCGGTATTAGAAGTGCAACATGTGACAGGTGGTTATACGAAAAAGCCTGTTATTAAAGATTTGTCATTTACAATAGGTAAAGGAGAACTTGTCGGGCTAATAGGTTTAAATGGTGCAGGTAAAAGTACGACCATTAAACATATCATAGGTACAATGCTTCCAAAAGAAGGCGACATTCGTCTAAATGGCGTAACGTTAAAAGAAAACACGGACAAGTATCGAACAGCATTTTCATATATTCCTGAAACACCAGTTTTATATGATGAGTTAACATTGCGTGAACATCTGGCATTAACAGCAATGGCCTATGGTTTAGATGAGGCTACACTCGCGGCCCGTTCTGAACTATTGTTAAAAGAATTTCGAATGGAAAAGCGTTTAAACTGGTTTCCATCGCATTTCTCTAAAGGGATGCGTCAAAAAGTAATGATCATGTGTGCGTTTTTAGTTAATCCAAGCCTCTATATTATAGACGAGCCGTTTGTTGGGCTCGACCCGCTTGGTATTCAATCATTGCTAGATCAAATGGATACAAAGAAAAAAGAGGGGGCATCGATTTTAATGTCTACGCACATTTTATCGACGGCCGAAAAACATTGTGACCGCATTATTTTATTGCATGAAGGAAGAGTGCGAGCGCAAGGAACGATGGCTGATTTACGTAAAGCATTTGCAATGCCTCATGCAACGTTAGATGACCTCTATATTGCTATGACGAAGGAGCGGGACCATGAAGAACATGCGTGA
- a CDS encoding amidohydrolase codes for MNQQLLEKIDAHFEEMVAIRRHLHMHPELSFQEQETANYIMQYYQKLGVPVEPNVSGYGLIARIKGNKPGKRIALRADFDALPIQDEKDVPYKSTVAGVMHACGHDGHTATLLIIGKLLWEMRDDLAGEYVLIHQHAEEADPGGAIGMVQAGALNGVDAIFGTHLSSNHPTGMIGYRVGPLMAAVDSFELKIQGKGGHGAHPHQTKDAIVIGSQLVMNLQQLVARRVAPTESAVLTVGSFVASNADNIIADTAYLNGTIRTFDKEVRETMEREFKRVVHGTEIAQDCTIELDYRRGYPAIVNHEKETCFVRDIAQDICDVVEIPATMGGEDFAYYLEEKPGTFFFTGAAPTEYAPHHHPKFDIDEKGMLVAAKVMLNAALEYQYVK; via the coding sequence ATGAATCAACAATTACTCGAAAAAATTGATGCTCATTTTGAAGAAATGGTGGCGATTCGCCGCCATCTACATATGCATCCAGAACTAAGCTTCCAAGAACAAGAAACAGCCAATTATATTATGCAATATTATCAAAAGCTCGGTGTCCCTGTTGAACCAAATGTTAGCGGTTACGGACTAATCGCGCGCATTAAAGGGAACAAACCTGGTAAAAGAATTGCCTTACGTGCAGATTTTGATGCACTTCCTATCCAAGATGAAAAGGACGTTCCTTACAAATCGACAGTAGCTGGTGTTATGCATGCTTGTGGTCATGATGGGCATACCGCTACATTATTAATCATAGGGAAACTTTTATGGGAAATGCGCGATGACTTAGCAGGAGAATATGTGCTGATTCATCAACATGCTGAAGAAGCCGATCCAGGTGGTGCTATCGGTATGGTACAAGCAGGTGCACTGAACGGGGTTGATGCTATATTTGGAACACACCTATCATCAAATCATCCAACGGGTATGATTGGCTACAGGGTTGGTCCATTAATGGCGGCAGTTGATAGTTTTGAACTGAAAATTCAAGGTAAAGGTGGACATGGCGCACACCCTCATCAAACAAAAGACGCTATTGTGATTGGCTCACAACTTGTTATGAACTTGCAACAACTTGTGGCACGCCGTGTAGCGCCAACTGAGTCAGCAGTTCTTACAGTTGGCTCATTCGTTGCTTCGAATGCTGATAACATTATTGCAGATACAGCCTATTTAAATGGAACAATCCGTACTTTTGACAAAGAGGTACGTGAAACGATGGAGCGTGAATTTAAACGGGTTGTACATGGTACTGAAATTGCTCAAGATTGCACGATAGAACTTGATTACCGTCGAGGCTATCCAGCCATTGTCAATCATGAAAAAGAAACATGTTTTGTTCGAGATATCGCGCAAGATATTTGCGATGTTGTTGAAATACCAGCTACAATGGGCGGAGAAGATTTCGCGTACTATTTAGAGGAAAAGCCAGGGACATTTTTCTTCACAGGAGCTGCTCCTACTGAATATGCACCACATCATCATCCAAAATTTGATATTGATGAAAAAGGTATGCTTGTCGCAGCAAAAGTTATGTTAAACGCTGCGCTCGAATATCAATATGTAAAATAA
- a CDS encoding glycosyltransferase family 2 protein, with protein sequence MVTISLCMIVKNEEDVIARCLESVKDLVDEINIVDTGSTDNTKKIVKQFTNRIFEFEWVHHFAQARNFSFQQATQDYILWLDADDVLLAEDQEKFKALKESLTPEIDAVSMNYYLSFDAEGKVNSFLRRYRLVKRDKQFKWIGAVHEYLEVSGHLYESDVAVSHLPLHHDHQRNITIYKKLLESGEALTPRDTFYYANELLDHNEIEDAIFYYELFLTSKRGWVEDNIQSCFKLADCYTTLNDKENNVSSILRSFEYDIPRPEACCRLGHHFMEQAKNQEAIFWYEQALTIKTKPNAPFLNTTFTTWLPHIQLCVLYDRLQQYELANIHNELARAYLPNDEKILHNKNYFEQMFKKIHDNN encoded by the coding sequence ATGGTAACCATTAGTTTATGTATGATTGTGAAAAATGAAGAAGATGTTATTGCCAGATGTCTTGAATCAGTAAAGGATTTAGTTGATGAAATAAATATAGTAGATACTGGCTCCACCGACAATACAAAGAAAATTGTAAAACAGTTTACTAATCGTATTTTTGAATTTGAGTGGGTGCATCATTTTGCCCAAGCGCGAAATTTTTCATTCCAACAAGCTACACAGGACTATATTCTTTGGTTAGACGCTGATGATGTGTTATTAGCGGAAGATCAAGAGAAATTTAAAGCCTTAAAGGAATCTTTAACACCTGAAATTGATGCTGTCTCGATGAATTATTATTTAAGCTTTGATGCCGAAGGAAAAGTGAATTCTTTTTTAAGAAGATATCGATTAGTTAAAAGAGATAAGCAATTTAAATGGATTGGAGCAGTTCATGAATATTTAGAGGTTAGTGGACATCTTTACGAAAGTGATGTCGCTGTTAGCCACTTACCACTTCATCATGACCACCAGCGGAATATTACTATTTATAAGAAACTCCTTGAATCAGGTGAAGCATTAACTCCACGTGACACATTTTATTATGCCAATGAATTACTAGATCATAATGAAATTGAGGATGCAATCTTTTACTATGAACTTTTTTTAACATCAAAACGTGGTTGGGTAGAAGATAATATTCAATCTTGTTTTAAACTAGCAGACTGTTACACGACTTTAAATGATAAAGAAAATAATGTAAGTTCTATTTTAAGAAGCTTTGAATATGATATCCCACGTCCAGAGGCATGCTGTAGGCTTGGCCATCATTTTATGGAACAAGCGAAAAATCAGGAGGCAATCTTTTGGTATGAACAAGCATTGACAATAAAAACAAAACCAAACGCTCCATTTCTAAATACAACTTTTACCACGTGGTTACCTCATATACAACTTTGTGTCCTCTATGACCGTTTACAACAATACGAATTAGCCAATATCCATAATGAATTAGCACGAGCCTACTTACCGAACGATGAAAAAATCCTACACAACAAAAACTATTTTGAGCAGATGTTTAAAAAGATACATGATAACAATTAG
- a CDS encoding YncE family protein, with translation MILKKWAFFIFSFIQIIWLAGCTEISFEPIERNQHFIASLNIQEPSLDFIDDQGGVFASWTFDKAYTGAILLDKDRVLLYGHQLDEIDVFALSTGKKLYSKKVEIGTTNVYYAPKFKQFFITNSKMNTVTSFDVEGNELASQRLGNYPMSMATYKDKLYVVNYKDTKLSVLSIKDLTIEQQWPIEKSSHGIVIIEETNELWIGGHGEGSKPNSSVKRYDLTTGAVHGEIEMPLMPVGLTKTKDNVLVVSHGHNELYVVDFNGTVKWHKEVGANPFVVNQFKNYIVVAGYDDHTLYFIKDGQVQKTVDVGKGAFQLLVREEEK, from the coding sequence ATGATTTTGAAAAAATGGGCATTCTTCATTTTTTCTTTTATACAAATTATTTGGTTAGCAGGGTGTACAGAGATATCTTTTGAGCCAATTGAACGTAATCAGCATTTTATTGCGTCTCTCAATATTCAAGAACCATCGCTTGATTTTATTGATGATCAGGGTGGAGTTTTTGCATCTTGGACATTTGACAAAGCCTATACAGGCGCAATACTCCTCGATAAGGACCGAGTTTTACTATATGGTCATCAATTAGATGAAATAGATGTTTTTGCACTTTCGACAGGTAAAAAGCTCTATTCAAAAAAAGTAGAAATTGGCACGACCAATGTGTATTATGCGCCGAAGTTCAAACAATTTTTTATTACGAATAGTAAGATGAATACAGTGACAAGCTTTGATGTGGAAGGCAATGAACTTGCTTCACAGCGACTTGGCAACTATCCGATGTCGATGGCAACGTATAAAGATAAGCTTTATGTCGTGAACTATAAAGACACCAAACTATCCGTGTTATCCATTAAGGATTTAACGATAGAACAACAGTGGCCAATAGAAAAATCGTCACATGGGATTGTCATTATTGAAGAGACAAATGAGTTATGGATTGGTGGACATGGTGAAGGCAGCAAACCGAATAGTTCGGTGAAGCGTTATGATCTTACAACGGGTGCTGTTCATGGTGAAATAGAAATGCCTTTAATGCCAGTAGGTTTAACAAAGACGAAAGATAATGTGTTAGTGGTCAGCCATGGTCATAATGAATTATATGTCGTTGATTTTAATGGAACGGTAAAATGGCATAAAGAGGTAGGGGCTAATCCATTTGTTGTAAATCAATTTAAGAATTATATTGTTGTAGCTGGCTATGACGACCACACATTATATTTTATAAAAGACGGTCAGGTACAAAAAACAGTTGATGTTGGTAAAGGTGCATTTCAACTGTTAGTAAGGGAGGAAGAAAAGTGA
- the hemE gene encoding uroporphyrinogen decarboxylase, producing the protein MTTHFNDTLLRAAKGERTEHTPVWYMRQAGRSQPEYRAIKEKYSLEEITHQPELCAYVTRLPVENYNVDAAILYKDIVTPLPGIGIDVKIKAGVGPVISNPIRSVADVEKLGEFNAKEHTPFVLETIKLLTEEQLHVPLICFAGAPFTLASYMIEGGPSKNYNKTKSFMVSEPQAWFALMDKLADMIIADVSAQVEAGAKAIQIFDSWVGALSVEDYRVFIKPVMTRIFGELKKENVPLIQFGVGASHLVKEWHDLPIDVVGLDWRLPIKEARAKGITKPVQGNLDPSLLLADWSVIEKRTKDIIDQGLEVPGHIFNLGHGVFPEVDPAVLKRLTTLIHEYSAQQIQAHS; encoded by the coding sequence ATGACAACACATTTTAATGATACACTTTTACGTGCTGCAAAAGGAGAAAGGACTGAACATACACCAGTCTGGTATATGCGACAAGCAGGTCGTTCTCAGCCAGAATATCGTGCAATTAAAGAAAAATATTCATTAGAAGAAATTACACATCAACCTGAGCTTTGTGCGTATGTAACACGTTTGCCGGTAGAAAACTACAATGTGGACGCTGCAATTTTATATAAAGATATCGTAACGCCACTACCAGGTATCGGTATAGATGTGAAAATTAAAGCGGGTGTAGGCCCAGTTATTTCTAATCCAATTCGCTCAGTAGCAGATGTAGAAAAATTAGGTGAGTTCAATGCAAAGGAACATACACCTTTCGTATTAGAGACAATAAAATTACTAACAGAAGAACAACTTCATGTGCCATTAATATGTTTTGCAGGAGCGCCATTTACATTAGCGAGCTATATGATTGAAGGCGGACCTTCTAAAAACTATAATAAAACAAAATCATTTATGGTTTCAGAACCACAAGCATGGTTTGCGCTAATGGATAAATTAGCAGATATGATTATTGCGGACGTTTCTGCACAAGTAGAAGCAGGTGCTAAAGCGATCCAAATATTTGACTCATGGGTAGGTGCTTTAAGTGTTGAAGACTATCGTGTCTTTATTAAACCTGTAATGACACGTATTTTCGGCGAGTTAAAAAAAGAAAATGTACCACTTATTCAATTCGGTGTAGGTGCAAGCCATTTAGTAAAAGAATGGCATGATTTACCAATCGACGTAGTAGGCTTAGATTGGCGCTTACCGATTAAAGAAGCGCGCGCAAAAGGTATAACAAAACCAGTACAAGGAAACTTAGATCCTTCATTATTACTGGCTGATTGGTCAGTAATTGAAAAACGAACAAAAGATATTATCGATCAAGGCTTAGAGGTGCCAGGTCATATCTTTAATTTAGGCCATGGTGTATTCCCAGAGGTTGATCCAGCCGTATTAAAACGTTTAACAACACTTATTCATGAATATAGTGCCCAACAAATTCAAGCACATTCGTAA
- a CDS encoding HIT family protein, with product MSDCLFCKIIDGTIPSTKVYEDEQVYAFTDIAPVAKGHTLLIPKQHCQDLFEMPEDVARNLYAVAPKLANAIKAAFNPIGMNTINNNGAAAGQTVFHYHLHFIPRYDEKEGLGLIWQTQKYTPAQLTEVADSIKANL from the coding sequence ATGAGCGATTGCCTATTTTGCAAAATCATTGATGGAACAATTCCAAGCACAAAAGTATATGAAGATGAACAGGTCTATGCATTCACGGACATTGCACCTGTTGCAAAAGGTCATACTTTATTAATACCTAAACAGCACTGCCAAGACCTATTTGAAATGCCTGAAGATGTAGCGCGTAATTTATATGCGGTCGCACCTAAGCTAGCCAATGCCATTAAAGCAGCATTTAACCCAATTGGCATGAATACTATTAATAACAATGGTGCAGCAGCTGGACAAACTGTTTTCCACTACCACTTACATTTTATTCCGCGTTATGACGAAAAAGAAGGCTTAGGCTTAATTTGGCAAACACAAAAATATACCCCAGCGCAATTGACAGAAGTTGCCGACAGCATTAAAGCGAATCTTTAA
- a CDS encoding response regulator transcription factor encodes MTTVLIVDDEQDMRNLIEMMLNNSKFETFTAANGTEAYDIIVREKIDLVLLDVMMPHEDGFTVCQSIRAMSNVPVIFLTARDANEDKVKGLTLGGDDYIVKPFTNDELVARMHAVLRRSGSNITDLQQKIIVFGSIKLDEISRKVSVEGKVIPLTLKEFELLHLFMKNPGNAYSREQLLERIWDIDYLGGTRTVDTHIKTLRLKLGKEAAGYIQTVWGVGYRFDPGE; translated from the coding sequence GTGACAACGGTATTAATTGTTGATGATGAGCAAGATATGCGTAATTTAATCGAGATGATGCTCAATAATTCCAAGTTCGAGACCTTTACAGCTGCAAATGGAACTGAGGCGTACGATATTATTGTGCGGGAAAAAATTGACTTAGTTCTATTAGATGTAATGATGCCGCATGAAGATGGTTTTACAGTTTGTCAAAGTATTCGTGCGATGTCGAATGTCCCTGTGATTTTCTTAACGGCAAGAGATGCGAATGAGGATAAAGTAAAGGGTCTGACACTCGGTGGAGATGATTATATCGTAAAGCCGTTTACAAATGATGAACTAGTGGCACGAATGCATGCTGTATTAAGAAGAAGTGGTTCGAATATAACCGATTTGCAGCAAAAAATTATTGTCTTTGGGTCCATTAAATTAGATGAAATTTCTCGGAAAGTTTCTGTTGAAGGAAAAGTGATTCCGTTAACTTTAAAGGAATTTGAATTATTACATTTATTTATGAAAAATCCAGGCAATGCCTATTCACGTGAACAATTGTTAGAGCGTATTTGGGATATAGATTATTTAGGGGGAACAAGAACGGTTGATACCCATATTAAAACATTACGCTTGAAGCTTGGAAAGGAAGCGGCAGGGTATATTCAAACCGTTTGGGGAGTAGGCTACCGCTTTGACCCTGGCGAATGA
- the hemY gene encoding protoporphyrinogen oxidase has product MMLVTQKRRKVVVVGGGITGLTAAFYMQKQARTKELPVDIVLVESSLRLGGKIQTLRKDGFIIERGPESFFDRENHVQALAKELSIEHEMITGDSGPTYVAVGSKLYPIPSSLMSGATPHISSFITSGLFSLSGKIRAAGDFILPRSARDDDQPLGEFFRRRFGAEVVENLVEPLLAGTFAGDIEQLSMRSIFPQLYELEQKYRSLLLGMKKSGTNFLSYNQITKDKGIFQTFENGLETLIEKLEESLLPGTVMKGAKVEQIDHGKDGAVQVVLNNFSHITADAIIIATPFNVAQKMFNKHQLLTELNTMKAATIATVTMAFKKEQLGDLDALSFFVSRNSDFSITSCTWINRKWPNATPEGYVLLRSYIGRVGDETIVALSDSEIEKTVLQDLKNTIGLDGEPVTTVVSRWKNAMPQYTVGHEAKIARVKEELYEHFPTVKLAGSSFEGISIPECVEQGCKVANEVLSNMFKQEQ; this is encoded by the coding sequence ATGATGTTGGTGACTCAAAAAAGACGAAAGGTAGTTGTTGTTGGCGGTGGCATTACAGGCCTTACAGCTGCGTTCTATATGCAAAAACAAGCGCGTACAAAAGAATTGCCGGTAGATATCGTACTTGTCGAGTCGTCATTACGTCTTGGCGGAAAAATCCAAACGCTTAGAAAAGACGGCTTTATTATCGAGCGTGGACCAGAATCCTTTTTCGATCGTGAAAATCATGTGCAAGCATTGGCAAAAGAGCTTAGTATTGAACATGAGATGATTACCGGAGATTCGGGACCTACTTATGTAGCTGTAGGAAGTAAATTGTACCCTATTCCGAGCAGTCTGATGTCAGGAGCAACGCCACATATCTCGTCATTCATTACATCTGGCTTGTTTTCACTTAGTGGAAAAATTCGTGCAGCGGGAGATTTTATTCTCCCGCGTTCTGCACGGGATGACGACCAGCCATTAGGGGAATTTTTTCGAAGAAGATTTGGCGCAGAGGTTGTAGAAAACCTAGTGGAACCTTTACTTGCAGGAACCTTTGCGGGGGATATTGAACAATTAAGTATGCGCTCTATATTTCCACAGCTTTACGAATTGGAGCAAAAATATCGTAGTTTGCTTTTAGGTATGAAGAAATCAGGGACAAATTTTCTAAGTTACAATCAGATAACGAAGGATAAGGGAATTTTTCAAACCTTTGAAAATGGACTTGAGACACTTATCGAAAAGTTAGAAGAATCTCTACTTCCAGGGACAGTTATGAAGGGTGCGAAAGTAGAACAAATTGATCATGGTAAAGATGGTGCTGTGCAAGTCGTACTAAATAATTTTTCGCATATAACAGCAGATGCAATTATTATCGCAACACCATTTAATGTTGCACAAAAGATGTTTAATAAGCATCAGCTTTTGACAGAGTTAAATACGATGAAAGCCGCAACTATTGCTACAGTGACAATGGCATTTAAAAAAGAGCAGCTTGGAGACTTAGATGCACTTTCGTTTTTTGTCTCTAGAAATAGTGATTTTTCAATAACATCTTGTACGTGGATTAACCGAAAATGGCCGAATGCTACCCCTGAAGGCTATGTATTATTACGTAGTTATATTGGTCGTGTCGGTGATGAAACAATAGTTGCCTTATCTGATTCAGAGATTGAAAAGACAGTATTACAAGATTTAAAGAATACAATAGGGCTAGACGGTGAACCCGTGACAACCGTTGTCTCTCGTTGGAAAAACGCTATGCCACAATATACTGTTGGACATGAAGCGAAAATTGCTCGTGTAAAGGAAGAACTTTATGAACACTTTCCAACAGTTAAACTTGCAGGTAGCTCTTTTGAGGGAATTTCAATTCCGGAATGTGTTGAGCAAGGCTGTAAAGTGGCAAATGAAGTTTTAAGTAATATGTTTAAACAGGAACAGTAA
- the hemH gene encoding ferrochelatase, which translates to MKKVKGLLVMAYGTPYKEEDIEPYYTHIRHGRKPSDEHLEDLRSRYEAIGGLSPLAAATEAQAEALCARLNEVQDEVEYKLFIGLKHIHPFIEDAVEEMVAAGIKEAVSIVLAPHFSTFSIKSYNGRAAETAGERLTITSVESWYDEPKFIEYWKEKVNETFDAMSAEEREKACLIVSAHSLPVKIKELGDPYEDQLIETARLIQEATGVKNVEVGWQSAGQTPEPWFGPDVQDLTRDLYEQKGYRSFVYTPVGFVTEHLEVLYDNDYECKVVCDELGANYYRPAMPNTHPLFIDAMVDAIHKKLS; encoded by the coding sequence ATGAAAAAAGTTAAAGGTTTATTAGTGATGGCATATGGTACACCCTATAAAGAAGAAGATATTGAACCGTACTACACACATATTCGTCATGGACGTAAACCATCTGACGAGCATTTAGAAGATTTACGCAGTCGCTATGAGGCAATTGGTGGTTTATCACCACTGGCTGCTGCAACAGAAGCACAGGCTGAAGCTTTATGTGCACGTTTAAATGAAGTGCAAGATGAGGTAGAATACAAGCTATTTATTGGTTTAAAGCATATTCATCCATTTATTGAGGATGCTGTGGAGGAAATGGTCGCTGCGGGCATTAAAGAAGCCGTATCAATCGTCTTAGCACCACATTTTTCAACATTCTCTATTAAATCATACAATGGCCGCGCAGCGGAAACAGCAGGTGAACGCCTAACAATTACGTCTGTTGAGTCTTGGTATGATGAGCCTAAGTTTATTGAATATTGGAAGGAGAAAGTGAACGAAACATTCGATGCTATGTCTGCTGAAGAACGCGAGAAGGCTTGCTTAATCGTATCAGCGCATTCACTTCCAGTAAAAATTAAAGAACTAGGCGATCCTTACGAAGACCAATTAATAGAAACAGCTCGCTTAATTCAAGAAGCTACGGGTGTGAAAAATGTAGAAGTGGGCTGGCAATCAGCAGGACAAACACCAGAGCCATGGTTTGGTCCAGATGTACAAGATTTAACACGTGATCTTTATGAGCAAAAGGGGTACCGTTCATTTGTTTACACACCAGTAGGATTTGTAACAGAACATTTAGAGGTACTTTACGATAACGATTATGAATGTAAAGTTGTTTGCGATGAGTTAGGTGCTAACTATTATCGTCCTGCAATGCCAAATACACATCCATTATTTATTGATGCGATGGTAGATGCCATTCATAAAAAATTAAGCTAA